In Microbacterium laevaniformans, a single window of DNA contains:
- a CDS encoding DUF1990 family protein — MRRGSFQDDTVDYAAVGATQAHDLMSYPPESSVPAEDSWLLGSGQARFESSADALLSWTALRGAGLTISDVRPAAGPMYTGVGYDVDGNPMVASRLDADQRFDADGTPYVAAGTTVRVRGHVKGMNADGELRVIYAIEEPRRVGFALGTVGDSVVSGEESFVISWADNDEVRFTVRAFDRPVATLYRVVPALVKRRRRELFRGYLRAISPLYTTPA, encoded by the coding sequence ATGCGTCGCGGAAGCTTTCAGGACGACACGGTCGACTACGCCGCCGTCGGCGCCACGCAGGCGCACGACCTCATGAGCTATCCGCCCGAGAGCAGCGTTCCGGCGGAGGATTCCTGGCTGCTCGGCAGCGGCCAGGCCCGCTTCGAGTCATCGGCCGACGCGCTGCTGTCGTGGACGGCGCTGCGCGGAGCGGGCCTCACGATCTCGGACGTGCGCCCGGCTGCCGGACCGATGTACACGGGCGTGGGCTACGACGTCGACGGCAATCCGATGGTCGCGAGTCGCCTGGACGCCGACCAGCGCTTCGACGCCGACGGGACCCCGTACGTGGCTGCGGGAACGACGGTGCGGGTGCGCGGACACGTCAAGGGCATGAACGCGGACGGCGAGCTGCGGGTCATCTACGCGATCGAGGAGCCGCGACGCGTCGGCTTCGCTCTCGGCACCGTCGGGGACTCGGTGGTCAGCGGCGAGGAATCCTTCGTCATCAGCTGGGCCGACAACGACGAAGTACGGTTCACGGTGCGCGCCTTCGACCGTCCCGTCGCCACGCTTTACCGCGTCGTTCCGGCACTGGTGAAGCGTCGCCGTCGCGAGCTGTTCCGCGGGTACCTGCGGGCCATCTCCCCGCTGTATACGACGCCCGCCTGA
- the hrcA gene encoding heat-inducible transcriptional repressor HrcA yields the protein MVSERGLQVLRAIVQDYVDTHEPVGSKAIVERHQFGVSAATIRNDMALLEDEELIAAPHTSSGRVPTDKGYRVFVDHLADLRPLSTAQRSAISSFLTDPGDLDELLMRTVRALTQLTGQVAIVQYPSFARANVTHVEFVHLGGARVVVIVVTDTGRVSQRVAFLAEELSEDAAQQVKIAISRLVTGKPVAEAAAAIVELSASAPDGTRIDAALRTVARIVGEELDDFRQDRLVMAGSATLARREGDFRGSIYPLLEAIEEQVTLLRLMGEMVADEHGLAASIGRENEPFGLTEASVLTSEYDATGTRARVGLLGPTRMDYPTNLAAVRAVAHYLSRLLDEDDTSR from the coding sequence ATGGTCTCGGAACGCGGCCTGCAGGTCCTCCGCGCGATCGTGCAGGACTACGTCGACACCCATGAGCCCGTCGGCAGCAAGGCGATCGTCGAACGTCACCAGTTCGGCGTGTCCGCCGCGACCATCCGCAACGACATGGCGCTCCTGGAGGACGAGGAGCTCATCGCCGCGCCGCACACATCCTCCGGACGTGTGCCCACCGATAAGGGCTACCGCGTTTTCGTCGACCATCTCGCCGACCTGCGGCCGCTGTCCACGGCGCAGCGCTCGGCGATCTCGTCGTTCCTCACCGACCCGGGCGACCTCGACGAGCTCCTGATGCGCACGGTCCGGGCCCTCACGCAGCTCACCGGCCAGGTCGCCATCGTGCAGTACCCGTCTTTCGCCCGCGCGAACGTCACACACGTCGAGTTCGTGCACCTGGGCGGAGCGCGCGTGGTGGTCATCGTCGTCACCGACACCGGACGCGTGTCGCAGCGCGTGGCCTTCCTGGCCGAGGAACTCTCCGAGGATGCCGCCCAGCAGGTCAAGATCGCGATCTCGCGGCTGGTCACGGGCAAGCCCGTCGCGGAGGCCGCGGCCGCGATCGTCGAACTCTCGGCATCGGCCCCTGACGGCACCCGCATCGACGCCGCGTTGCGCACCGTCGCGCGCATCGTCGGCGAGGAACTGGATGACTTCCGTCAGGACCGGCTCGTGATGGCCGGCAGTGCGACGCTCGCTCGGCGCGAGGGCGACTTCCGCGGCAGCATCTACCCGCTGCTGGAGGCCATCGAGGAGCAGGTCACCCTGCTGCGTCTGATGGGCGAGATGGTCGCCGACGAGCACGGTCTCGCCGCGAGCATCGGTCGGGAGAACGAGCCTTTCGGACTGACAGAGGCCTCCGTCCTCACGAGCGAGTACGACGCAACGGGCACCCGCGCCCGCGTCGGCCTTCTCGGCCCCACCCGAATGGACTACCCCACCAACCTCGCGGCGGTCCGCGCCGTCGCGCACTATCTGAGCCGACTGCTCGACGAGGACGACACGTCCCGCTGA
- a CDS encoding HIT domain-containing protein, translated as MSEPSIFTRILEGEIPAEILAETENVFAIRDIAPQAPVHLLVIPKSAAYRDVVELAASDPALMSEMVGLANTLAAEHADGDFRLVFNTGPGAGQTVFHVHAHVLAGGLDEGSLGG; from the coding sequence ATGAGCGAACCGTCCATCTTCACGCGCATCCTGGAGGGCGAGATCCCGGCCGAGATCCTCGCCGAGACCGAGAACGTGTTCGCGATCCGCGACATCGCACCACAGGCACCGGTGCACCTGCTGGTGATCCCCAAGAGCGCCGCCTACCGCGACGTCGTCGAGCTCGCGGCATCCGACCCGGCTCTCATGAGCGAGATGGTGGGGCTGGCGAACACACTCGCCGCCGAACACGCCGACGGCGACTTCCGCCTCGTGTTCAACACGGGGCCGGGCGCCGGTCAGACGGTCTTCCACGTCCACGCGCATGTGCTGGCCGGGGGACTGGACGAGGGGAGCCTCGGTGGCTGA
- the hemW gene encoding radical SAM family heme chaperone HemW, with amino-acid sequence MGSALLLGDPAPLDGALPPDISIDPARDFGVYLHVPFCRVRCGYCDFNTYTATELRGARQDAYADEVLREIALSQGVLSARGPLRAASTVFFGGGTPTLLPAGDLARMLDGIRSAFALAADAEVTVEANPDTVTVAMAHELAEAGVTRLSIGMQSAVPHVLAALERTHDPAGVQTAVDAGRSAGLDVSVDLIYGAPGESLDDWRRSVEAAVALAPDHISAYALIIEEGTKLERQIRRGEVAAPDDDLQADMYELADEAFASSGFGWYEVSNWATAPRHRSRHNLAYWRGTDWWGYGPGAHSHVDGLRWWNVKHPAAYAQRLAAGTSPAAARERPDAAARRLEDVLLRSRIAEGIAVSELTGEGRHAIAALIADGLIDGSSAVRGRVVLTRRGRLLADAVVRALTV; translated from the coding sequence ATGGGCTCCGCCCTTCTCCTCGGCGATCCCGCTCCGCTCGACGGCGCGCTGCCGCCCGACATCTCGATCGACCCCGCCCGCGACTTCGGCGTCTACCTGCACGTGCCCTTCTGCCGGGTGCGCTGCGGCTACTGCGACTTCAACACCTACACCGCCACGGAGCTCCGGGGCGCGCGCCAGGACGCGTACGCCGACGAGGTGCTCCGCGAGATCGCGCTCTCACAGGGCGTGCTGTCGGCGCGGGGGCCCCTCCGCGCGGCATCCACCGTCTTCTTCGGCGGCGGCACGCCCACTCTGCTTCCCGCGGGAGATCTGGCCCGGATGCTCGACGGCATCCGCTCCGCCTTCGCGCTGGCCGCCGACGCCGAGGTCACCGTCGAGGCCAACCCCGACACGGTGACCGTCGCAATGGCACACGAGCTGGCAGAGGCCGGCGTGACCCGGCTGTCGATCGGCATGCAGTCGGCCGTGCCCCACGTGCTCGCCGCACTCGAGCGCACCCACGATCCGGCCGGCGTGCAGACGGCCGTCGACGCCGGACGCTCGGCCGGCCTCGATGTGAGCGTCGATCTGATCTACGGCGCGCCGGGGGAGTCGTTGGACGACTGGCGTCGTTCGGTCGAGGCGGCCGTGGCGCTCGCACCCGACCACATCTCCGCGTACGCGCTCATCATCGAAGAGGGCACGAAGCTCGAGCGCCAGATCCGCCGCGGAGAGGTCGCCGCGCCGGATGACGACCTCCAGGCCGACATGTACGAGCTGGCCGACGAGGCGTTCGCATCGAGCGGGTTCGGCTGGTACGAGGTGTCGAACTGGGCGACGGCGCCCCGTCACCGCTCCCGCCACAACCTCGCGTACTGGCGCGGCACCGACTGGTGGGGCTATGGCCCCGGCGCGCACAGCCACGTCGACGGCCTGCGGTGGTGGAACGTCAAACACCCCGCGGCGTATGCGCAGCGCCTCGCCGCCGGCACGTCGCCTGCGGCGGCGCGGGAGCGCCCCGATGCCGCTGCGCGGCGACTCGAGGACGTGCTCCTGCGGTCGCGGATCGCCGAGGGCATCGCGGTGTCCGAGCTGACCGGAGAGGGTCGTCACGCGATCGCGGCACTCATCGCCGACGGGCTCATCGACGGGTCCTCCGCCGTGCGCGGCCGCGTCGTCCTCACCCGCCGCGGCCGCCTGCTGGCGGATGCCGTGGTGCGCGCCCTCACCGTCTGA
- a CDS encoding 16S rRNA (uracil(1498)-N(3))-methyltransferase yields MALHFLVDEPPTDGSAVADAALGDEIIITGAEAHHAAVVRRVRVGEEVTVGDGAGVWLTGVVAASAPKRVAVTVTGRTVTEAPTPRLLLAQALAKGDRDELAVQAATELGVDEIVPWQGARSVSRWGGDKAVKGVARWQSIVREAAKQAHRSWVPRVSTPVSVAGLAARAAHARVLVLEPTASVPLSTLSLTDSAEIVLVVGPEGGIAPDELDALADAGATAVRLGDTVLRTSTAGPAALAVVNARLGRW; encoded by the coding sequence ATGGCACTGCACTTCCTCGTCGACGAACCGCCGACCGACGGGTCCGCCGTCGCCGATGCGGCTCTGGGCGACGAGATCATCATCACCGGCGCCGAGGCCCATCATGCGGCGGTCGTCCGCCGCGTCCGGGTCGGTGAGGAGGTCACCGTCGGCGATGGTGCGGGCGTCTGGCTCACGGGCGTCGTCGCGGCATCCGCCCCCAAGCGCGTCGCAGTGACGGTGACCGGCCGTACCGTCACCGAGGCGCCGACCCCACGTCTCCTTCTCGCCCAGGCGCTCGCGAAGGGCGACCGCGACGAGCTCGCCGTGCAGGCGGCGACCGAACTCGGCGTGGACGAAATCGTGCCGTGGCAGGGGGCGCGCAGCGTGTCGCGCTGGGGCGGCGACAAGGCCGTCAAAGGCGTCGCGCGTTGGCAGAGCATCGTCCGCGAGGCCGCGAAGCAGGCGCACCGCTCCTGGGTTCCGCGTGTGTCGACGCCGGTGTCCGTCGCCGGCCTCGCCGCACGTGCCGCACACGCCCGCGTGCTGGTCCTGGAGCCGACGGCGTCCGTGCCCCTCAGCACCCTGTCGCTGACCGATAGCGCGGAGATCGTGCTCGTCGTCGGCCCCGAGGGCGGCATCGCTCCCGACGAACTCGACGCCCTGGCCGATGCCGGAGCCACCGCCGTCCGCCTCGGCGACACGGTGCTTCGCACCTCGACGGCCGGGCCGGCTGCCCTCGCCGTCGTCAACGCCCGCCTCGGCCGCTGGTGA
- the lepA gene encoding translation elongation factor 4: MSPRALKPLEPSATPPELIRNFCIIAHIDHGKSTLADRMLQITGVVSDRDMRAQYLDRMDIERERGITIKSQAVRMPWATTDGTFALNMIDTPGHVDFTYEVSRSLAACEGAILLVDAAQGIEAQTLANLYLALENDLQIIPVLNKIDLPAADPEKYAAELANLIGGDPADVLRVSGKTGMGVEGLLDRIVERIPAPVGDADAPARAMIFDSVYDAYRGVVTYVRMVDGKLEPRERIQMMSTRATHDLLEIGVSSPEPVPTRGLGVGEVGYLITGVKDVRQSKVGDTITNHRKPASEALAGYTDPKPMVFSGIYPIDGSDYADLREALDKLKLSDASLQYEPETSVALGFGFRCGFLGLLHLEIITERLSREFGLDLITTAPSVTYEVTTDTGESVTVTNPSEYPDGRVASVSEPVVKVGILLPKDYVGTVMELCQQRRGTLLGMDYLSEDRVELRYNMPLGEIVFDFFDQLKSKTQGYASLDYEPAGSQEADLVKVDILLQGEKVDAFSSIVHREKAYAYGTLMTERLRKLIPRQQFEVPIQAAIGARIIARENIRAIRKDVLAKCYGGDITRKRKLLEKQKEGKKRMKMVGRVEVPQEAFIAALSGDVEGKDKK; the protein is encoded by the coding sequence ATGTCACCCCGCGCCCTGAAGCCTCTCGAGCCGTCTGCGACCCCTCCAGAGCTGATCCGCAATTTCTGCATCATCGCCCACATCGACCACGGCAAGTCCACGCTGGCCGACCGCATGCTGCAGATCACCGGCGTGGTCTCGGACCGCGATATGCGTGCGCAGTACCTCGACCGTATGGACATCGAGCGCGAGCGCGGCATCACGATCAAGTCGCAGGCCGTCCGCATGCCGTGGGCGACGACCGACGGCACCTTCGCACTGAACATGATCGACACGCCCGGCCACGTCGACTTCACGTACGAGGTCTCGCGCTCGCTCGCCGCCTGCGAGGGCGCCATCCTTCTCGTGGATGCCGCGCAGGGCATCGAGGCGCAGACCCTCGCGAACCTGTACCTGGCGCTGGAGAACGACCTTCAGATCATTCCGGTGCTCAACAAGATCGATCTGCCCGCCGCCGATCCGGAGAAGTACGCCGCGGAGCTTGCGAACCTCATCGGCGGCGACCCCGCCGACGTGCTGCGGGTCTCGGGCAAGACGGGCATGGGGGTGGAGGGGCTGCTCGACCGCATCGTCGAGCGCATCCCCGCGCCGGTCGGCGACGCCGACGCCCCGGCGCGCGCCATGATCTTCGACTCCGTCTACGACGCGTACCGCGGCGTCGTGACATACGTCCGCATGGTCGACGGCAAACTCGAGCCGCGCGAGCGCATTCAGATGATGTCCACGCGCGCGACGCACGACCTGCTCGAGATCGGTGTCTCCAGCCCCGAGCCGGTCCCGACCCGGGGCCTCGGAGTCGGCGAAGTGGGCTACCTGATCACCGGCGTGAAGGACGTGCGCCAGTCGAAGGTCGGCGACACGATCACCAACCACCGCAAGCCCGCGAGCGAAGCACTGGCCGGCTACACCGACCCCAAGCCGATGGTGTTCAGCGGGATCTACCCGATCGACGGCAGCGACTACGCCGACCTGCGTGAGGCGCTGGACAAGTTGAAGCTGTCCGACGCCTCGCTGCAGTACGAGCCGGAGACCTCCGTCGCCCTGGGCTTCGGATTCCGCTGCGGGTTCCTGGGCCTGCTGCACCTGGAGATCATCACGGAGCGCCTGTCGCGCGAGTTCGGCCTCGACCTCATCACCACGGCACCCTCGGTGACGTACGAGGTCACGACCGACACGGGCGAGTCGGTCACGGTCACCAACCCGAGCGAGTACCCCGACGGCCGCGTCGCGAGTGTCTCCGAGCCGGTCGTCAAGGTCGGCATCCTGTTGCCCAAGGACTACGTCGGCACGGTGATGGAGCTCTGCCAACAGCGCCGCGGAACGCTCCTCGGCATGGACTACCTCAGTGAGGACCGTGTCGAGCTGCGCTACAACATGCCGCTCGGCGAGATCGTCTTCGACTTCTTCGACCAACTGAAGTCCAAGACCCAGGGCTACGCGAGCCTCGACTACGAGCCTGCCGGATCCCAGGAGGCCGATCTCGTGAAGGTCGACATCCTGCTGCAAGGTGAGAAGGTCGACGCGTTCAGCTCGATCGTCCACCGAGAGAAGGCGTACGCGTACGGCACCCTCATGACCGAACGCCTGCGCAAACTCATCCCGCGCCAGCAGTTCGAGGTGCCCATCCAGGCCGCCATCGGCGCACGCATCATCGCGCGCGAGAACATCCGCGCCATCCGCAAGGACGTGCTCGCCAAGTGCTACGGCGGCGACATCACCCGCAAGCGCAAGCTGCTGGAGAAGCAGAAGGAGGGCAAGAAGCGCATGAAGATGGTCGGTCGCGTCGAGGTGCCCCAGGAAGCCTTCATCGCCGCGCTCTCCGGCGACGTCGAGGGCAAGGACAAGAAGTAA
- the dnaJ gene encoding molecular chaperone DnaJ, with the protein MADHYEVLGVSRDASPDEIKKAYRRLARELHPDVNPGADASERFKLVTHAYDVLSDPEQRQRYDMGGDSSPFGGDGAGFGGFGDIFETFFGGGGARAGRPRSRRERGQDALVRVTLDLGDVVFGTHRDIDVDTAVLCETCEGSCCQPGTQPATCDICHGSGQVQRTVRSLLGNVMTSQPCTTCQGYGTTIPYPCATCQGQGRVRARRTVSVDIPGGVETGLRLQLPGSGEVGPAGGPNGDLYLEVTVATHEVFSREGDDLLATLEVSMPDAILGTHTTISSLDGEVDLEVRSGVQSGDVLTIKGRGITPLRGGARGDLRVGVQVVTPTKLDAKERALIEDFAKKTKAPAPRLAQFHQGMFSKLRDRFRG; encoded by the coding sequence GTGGCCGACCACTACGAAGTCCTGGGCGTATCCCGCGATGCGAGCCCCGACGAGATCAAGAAGGCGTATCGGCGTCTCGCGCGCGAACTGCACCCCGATGTCAACCCGGGAGCGGACGCGTCCGAGCGCTTCAAGCTCGTGACCCACGCGTACGACGTCCTCAGCGACCCGGAGCAGCGCCAGCGCTACGACATGGGCGGCGACAGCTCGCCCTTCGGCGGAGACGGCGCAGGCTTCGGCGGATTCGGCGACATCTTCGAAACGTTCTTCGGCGGCGGGGGAGCACGCGCCGGCCGACCGCGATCGCGGCGTGAGCGCGGCCAGGATGCGCTGGTGCGGGTGACGCTGGATCTCGGCGATGTCGTCTTCGGCACCCACCGTGACATCGACGTCGACACCGCGGTGCTGTGCGAAACCTGCGAGGGATCGTGCTGCCAGCCGGGCACCCAGCCGGCGACGTGCGACATCTGCCACGGTTCGGGTCAGGTGCAGCGCACCGTGCGCAGTCTTCTCGGCAACGTCATGACCTCGCAGCCCTGCACCACGTGCCAGGGCTACGGCACGACCATCCCGTACCCCTGCGCAACGTGCCAGGGACAGGGCCGCGTGCGCGCACGGCGGACGGTGTCGGTCGACATCCCCGGCGGCGTGGAGACGGGCCTGCGCCTCCAGCTGCCCGGCTCGGGCGAGGTCGGCCCGGCGGGCGGTCCGAACGGCGACCTCTACCTGGAGGTCACCGTCGCCACCCACGAGGTCTTCAGCCGTGAGGGCGACGACCTGCTCGCCACCCTCGAGGTCTCGATGCCCGACGCGATCCTCGGCACCCACACGACGATCTCCTCGCTCGACGGCGAGGTCGACCTCGAGGTGCGATCCGGCGTGCAGTCCGGCGACGTCCTGACGATCAAGGGCCGCGGCATCACGCCCCTGCGCGGCGGAGCGCGCGGCGACCTCCGGGTCGGTGTGCAGGTCGTCACCCCGACGAAGCTCGACGCCAAGGAGCGCGCTCTCATCGAGGACTTCGCCAAGAAGACCAAGGCCCCGGCGCCCCGCCTGGCGCAGTTCCACCAGGGCATGTTCTCGAAACTGCGCGACCGGTTCCGCGGCTGA